The following are encoded together in the Lathyrus oleraceus cultivar Zhongwan6 chromosome 3, CAAS_Psat_ZW6_1.0, whole genome shotgun sequence genome:
- the LOC127131509 gene encoding uncharacterized protein LOC127131509 yields the protein MSLKAKDIPWYYRVYDGVKLILNCGDFSNVPLIGTKGGINYNPRLELRQLGYPLVDKLDLESVKGFILYEEVEEPELIKKIVNAWGSICPQGRAEMGKKNCIAKEAYASWVNSRVSEVLFLFPPEPSMNLQPPKPENQPNSEVDELKKVIKTLEKENADLKSKLAKISLEKETLKFNLNQKRDRVRQADDEVQTEVFKILKVGDTLKGSYASLTTKKKQLAEAQYRASKAEL from the coding sequence ATGTCCTTAAAAGCCAAAGACATTCCTTGGTATTATCGAGTGTACGATGGTGTTAAGCTCATCCTCAATTGTGGGGATTTTTCTAATGTACCTCTTATTGGTACAAAGGGAGGGATCAACTACAACCCGAGGTTAGAATTACGACAACTTGGATATCCTTTGGTGGACAAACTTGATCTCGAAAGTGTAAAGGGTTTTATTTTATACGAAGAGGTCGAAGAGCCAGAGTTGATCAAGAAGATTGTCAATGCTTGGGGGTCGATTTGTCCTCAAGGAAGAGCAGAGATGGGTAAGAAGAACTGTATCGCCAAGGAAGCTTACGCCAGTTGGGTCAATAGCAGAGTTAGTGAGGTCTTGTTTCTGTTCCCGCCTGAACCATCCATGAACCTCCAACCTCCTAAGCCAGAGAACCAGCCAAATTCTGAAGTAGATGAATTGAAGAAGGTTATCAAGACTCTAGAGAAAGAGAATGCCGATCTCAAATCTAAGCTTGCTAAGATCTCATTGGAGAAAGAAACCTTGAAATTCAATCTGAATCAGAAGAGAGACCGAGTTCGCCAAGCAGATGATGAGGTACAGACAGAGGTTTTCAAAATACTAAAAGTGGGTGACACCCTCAAAGGGAGTTATGCCAGCCTGACAACCAAAAAGAAGCAGTTAGCTGAAGCCCAATACCGAGCCAGTAAAGCAGAACTATAA